One Epinephelus moara isolate mb chromosome 20, YSFRI_EMoa_1.0, whole genome shotgun sequence genomic window carries:
- the scamp2 gene encoding secretory carrier-associated membrane protein 2 has translation MSGFESNPFAEPDSSNPFNDPSVTQVTSSNTEPVDQFNPFPAHPTDSLATHTTPASTSPYQPAVLQPSTEPSPQATAAAAQANLLRQQEELERKAAELDRREKEIQSRASTGKENNWPPLPKSFPIKPCFYQDFSEEIPPEYQRVCKMMYYLWMFNCVTLFLNLLACLAYFTTNTANGVDFGLSILWLILFAPCSFLCWYRPVYKAFKTDSSFSFFFFFFVFFCQVVIFIIQAVGIPYWGNSGWIAAFTIIGKNKAVGAIMIIVAILFTICAVLSVILLKMVHSMYRRTGASFQKAQQEFSQGVFTSKTFQSAAATAATSAAQGTFQGN, from the exons ATGTCGGGATTTGAGAGCAACCCGTTCGCAGAGCCTGACAGCAGCAACCCTTTCAAT GACCCGTCGGTCACACAGGTGACCAGCTCCAACACAGAACCAGTCGACCAGTTCAACCCTTTCCCTGCCCATCCCACA GACAGCCTAGCTACCCATACCACTCCAGCCTCCACCTCTCCCTACCAGCCTGCTGTGTTACAGCCGTCTACAGAGCCAAGTCCGCAA GcgactgctgctgcagctcaggcCAATCTGCTGAggcagcaggaggagctggagagaaaAGCTGCCGAGCTGGACCGCAGAGAGAAGGAGATCCAGAGCAGAGCCTCAACAG GTAAAGAGAACAACTGGCCTCCACTTCCTAAGAGCTTCCCCATCAAACCATGTTTCTATCAGGACTTCTCAGAGGAAATCCCCCCCGAGTACCAGAGAGTCTGCAAGATGATGTACTATCTCTGGATGT TCAACTGTGTGACTCTGTTCCTCAACTTGCTGGCTTGTTTGGCGTACTTCACCACTAATACAGCCAATGGTGTGGATTTTGGCCTCTCCATTCTCTGGCTCATCCTCTTCGCTCCCTGCTCCTTCCTCTGCTGGTACCGGCCCGTCTACAAAGCCTTCAA gacTGACAGCTCcttcagcttcttcttcttcttctttgtctttttctgccAAGTGGTGATCTTCATCATCCAGGCTGTAGGCATCCCCTACTGGGGGAACAG TGGTTGGATCGCTGCCTTCACCATCATCGGTAAAAACAAGGCGGTGGGAGCCATCATGATCATAGTGGCCATCCTGTTCACCATCTGCGCCGTGCTGTCAGTCATCCTGCTCAAGATG GTCCACAGCATGTACCGCCGGACCGGAGCCAGTTTCCAGAAGGCCCAGCAGGAGTTCTCGCAGGGCGTCTTCACCAGTAAAACCTTCCAGTCAGCTGCTGCCACTGCAGCAACCTCCGCTGCACAGGGAACCTTCCAGGGAAACTAA